From Cydia splendana chromosome 25, ilCydSple1.2, whole genome shotgun sequence:
ggatccggccggatcttggcctcaatccggccggatcctgccggaccggatccggttaggtataaggatattaaagttaattaaatgacatatttttcaagttttatgcgttatatgagaaacaaagggtatttttacaaatgtattcataaaacaacaatttgaagttaataagaaataactttttaacaataaaataaaactaagtattaaaaagtgtcacatagtcaatctcaatttaaaaataaaatttgaaatctaagtcattaattaattttattatatttaatcattcacattctgctcaagtttatacgtttacaataaaaatataaatttgattagattccaaagcctgttaatgggataattatgggaaaTGGAACCTCtcgaaaggacaagttttcgtaactgttctttgatagaattatttgtaacgctgacatccattctagcaaagacatatgtaacttggtataagacgaataaagtctaaggaaaaaacgtgcctcggaattcaagtaaaagtcattctcgaatagatgccgcacatacctttagcctatcctcggctagatggcgtgacgacaccgtttcatatttaacaattttaacacatagatatcagtgaatgaacatggatcaaaatgatataaaaataataaaattatttatccatatatatacattttttgataacattatacgttttcattttgagttttatagtagtataccctataatggacacggaaccagtaatgggacaaaaaaacacaattcctctaaaataagtatataaaagtagtttataaacactggatatatttttatcataaataagagtcctagagctgattatgtttgaatttttattaaattcggttattttttaagaaatgttcatcaacccaaaagttgtcgtgcaactgaaaaaaaatatcactaaaaattcttaacaactttgctaagagaggtgagttaatttattaaattttaattaattaatacttgatgaaaactagaatgtgttttgttaattgcatttaccatgagataaggtatacaacacactatgttgtgactccacagatgtaaaaaaatagtggtatttggcccaatcccattataggagctgtaaaactgcatacctcctatgatgggacaattgacataatgatgcttgccatgccataatttcatgttttaaacaatacagaagtaaaatgtagttacgaaatatgtcaaccaggaggtattctcggacttaggataaattaatatcgtttttccaaacttttatttaacttgccttgttagttagtgtgggtcaaatcttggtagctgaatttgacccacttttcgatttccgattcagttgaaattttgtgtaagtacgtaattaagtatgcaaatcggatgataatgcaatattatgataacatggacttgatctgatgatggagagaggaggtggccatgggaactttatcgcaataaaccctaactaattgtgtttgggtatattagaattgtctcgatgaatctaatacaataataattggctgtggaaagaaaaatacattcagcaataaaagcttataccaaaaattgatttttttgccataacttattccccatttcaatattttatactgatagagcaatgtccattatagggggcccattactggatccacgtccattaccgggggcccattactggagctttggtgtccatgactggagaaaaaaagcatagttttaatttgttaattatgtggaaactcattgcagtatctttgatacaacacgcctaaaacatgaaaggcggataggactttcatcttttaacacgctaagcggaagaccatttacatgtacaagggaaatatcataaatactccaaatttcctcttaaatgtcccatgactggtgctgttactatagtcgtgtgtcgatagatggcagtaaatttactgtgactacaaaatttacaatgacaggacccctctatactatctattctttttgattctagtaacaagatattttacttttaaccaaaattgtatgaaatgcgctccaatattatcttgctttcattttttacccgtgaaaatagttttatagcctaaatcacaaataaataaataattcatgaataaatatttggggacaattttatacagatcgtagccccaaaccaagcaaagcttgtaatatgggtactagctagctctaggtaggtagtactactaggcgacgatatatatatgtcgggaattgtgggcgtatcatactatcggcagcacatcagaaccttcaatcgtggatgacgagggccttcaatgaaatacgatgttcaactcacaatctttactgcacaagactcattacaaatcacagcacgcgttacgtttcttatcttaagcaaaccagtggattagacccaggagtcgccacagacgtcatcttctcccgtttgttctcatcgtgctccttctgaagattgattgacagcataacttcaattgttctggacttcaattgttttgagagcgcactctatgacgtcttggcggaactgcgtcgaacgccactcaagtgtacgtaacaccctagtttgctctatttgtcaaggtttgcatgacaaaacgcctcttgaaggcgatagatggcacatttcagccattctccgacatatacgtatagtatattgataaatacatgcttatatacgtagaaaacacccataactcaggaacaaatatctgtgttcatcacacaaataaatgcccttaccggtattcaaacccaggaccatcggcttcataggcaggtcACTAATtcggtcactacccactaggccagaccggtcgttacaaatgccttccatggcatctccatccttaaatttttacttctaattatttaagtaatcgccgtatcgtgccgattcgtgccaccaacatgaaagaagaggaaatcctcttctgttctcaatcatcgtcatattaaatatcttcttattttacttcgttctttattctgtttaacttctttcttctatccgtcgccattatctcacctaaaacgcgcagtgggtgctgcatgtggtctttttttctattttcccggatccggtgaattcaaccggatccggtagctcctaaaaagtgccggatccggccggattaccggaaccgccggaccggattgcaatccctacttGCTATTAGTCTTACCATGCGACAAAAACTCCGATGCCTGGTTATTAGCAATCTATGTATGTTTGTGTCATATGTCCCGATGGAGCCTTTAAGCTACTAAATTACACATACATATTTAGATGAATTAGGTGTGTGTGAATTTTTACCCGGGTGACTTAAGCTATACCTTTAAACAACTTTTAAATCTTTAGTAGGATATTATACTCGAATATTCTTCTTCTAGGAAGTTGGgtttaaatatgaaaatattccGTTCTCGGGTCGAATTTTTAACTTCTGTAtgccgtgccgtcatagtgctgagtgcatcgactacgctacggccgCGCCGCGCCGTATGGCTCGGCCCAAGCAGAGGCAaagtgtgccggttaatttcgtaaaataggttggaacgccaaattaaagtgttttttttttaataaaataaatacatatgcaattatttatatgaaaataagtcattcataaagattgcACGCAAACAcgaacaatttcttaaaaataatcataagatGCCTTGAGAACAGGGAAGAActgggaatcccggttccggccatgcccagaaccgggaaatgaaattcttggtaccgggaccggtactgcatgccctatgTGCAACAGTAACAGTACTAATCTAGTTAAGTTACCTAATGTTACCGCATTTTGTCCATCTCTGTAAGATGCATACACACTGCAGTTAAATTATGTGGAGCAACATGTTAACATTAGGTAACTTACCTATTTACTTACTGTTGCTCGGTGTTGCTCCACAAAAGTTCGCTGCGGTGTGGAGGCTCCTGCTATCCATCTGTGTCTCCCCAGATATGTATATGATTGGACCGGATTTGGAATACGGACTGGGTTTTTAAAGGGTCAGAGACAAAAGGAGTATCAAATATTgttacaatggggttggcaactgtcaaaggtttgcatagatggcgccatcatagcttgcccctttttctatgagatttggcttaaaggactggcatccagggtattaaaaaaacaaaaatttgacacaattctagggattgacagggcaagctatgatggcgccatctgctaaaaacttccaccggccaaccccatccAGACACAATGAACTTCCAGGTTGCCCAGTATACCTACCCTAGTCTCTCCAATTGAATCATGCGAAAATGAGCGGATGTGAGGTTATTGTTATTTtccctaggggctgtccataaattacgtcatcgatttttgacgatttttgacccccccccccccctataatcatccaaaaatcatgcttcaaatggccccatttcctcctacttcatgctaccgtcatccgatgtccagaccccccccctaatttgaaatgacgtaatttatgaatagccccctagctACAGTTACTTAAGTATTGATAATTCCACATTTTACTAACCAgttttttattttgtagtgCACATAAAAGAGGAATTACAAAATGGACATCATTCATACAGTCTGAAGGAGGCAGAGTATGTTAAGCATGAGACGGAGTGTGAAAATGAAGTCAAGGAAGATACCTCATGCACCGACAGTGGGTGTGGTGTGAGCGAGGCAGCCATGCTGTCCGGCCTGTACACAGACCATGAAGTCAAAGATGAGCTTGTTCTGGGACAGGAGTGTCCATATCGACCTGACGTCACTCTAGTAGTTAATGGTAAGTTCTGAATTGTTatataatgaaatatattatataatgatATCCATGATTTGCAAAAGTAAAGTGAAATAAAAGTGAATTTAAGTCATTAAAAGTGTAAAATACTGTAACGCAGTATTCACTCGAAATACTTGCTTGCAACTGGCAGActcttattaagttattaattttggatACAAGTGTACTTAGCCACTAAGCActgaaataaaaatgaataccATTTGAAAAACCAATTTTGCAGCATTCCATGAGGTTGCCTACCGTTGTTACATTCCGTTGTTACACAAAAAGACTCATCAGACTTAAACGCAGAAAAAAATTCTAATAcacgaaataaaatgcatttGTACGGGACAGGGCGCGGAATTTTTAATTGTTAAAGAGAGCCCCTGAGGTCTGCTTGCAgaatattttttgaattttgaatttcgatcgatgaaatgtacacatatttgaaaaatgtaaaaGCGTAAGGTCGAATTTAGCGCCGTATACTGATTAATTGGTTTGTAAGACTATAGTTTAATGTCCATTGTGTACAGGTCGCGTTAGCTCTATGCTACGAGATTGCTGCGTGACACTCGAACGCCTCTCACACGTCGAGGCGCTCGCCAAGCGCCAAGACACAACTTACACTGACACGGAATCTGATACTGAGGAATTATACGCTAGAGAGAAAGTACAGATATGTGATCTTTGTGGTGAAAGCTTCTGTTTAAAGACAGATTTATTGAAACACGTCATGGATCATATCCACAGCCCTTCAAGCGCGGAGCAGGAAGAGTTTGGACACAGTTTTGGTGAGTTTATTCAGTTGTTTGTATAGTCGCGGTCAAAATCTGAGGATGTAGTCATAAGTAGCAACGTAGTACCCATAGAAACACGAATACATTGACAATTTGACATCTATAAGTGCATACTATACTTATTTTAAAGGCAGGTGTTGGCGGAACAGGTTGCAATTTTATAGTAGATAATCAACCAGACTAGACCAAAACGTTCTTCTTATTTCCTTATTTTCTACTTTTGGTGCGTCCACCAACAACTTCAACATCTGTCGCCGATGCCTTGGTACATGTTACTAGGCGGTATAGCAAAGAAaggtttctttaaaaaaaaatgcatttatttcagacaaacatagtccatattttgttagtaggtacattttacaaTTTAAAAACTTATAGCTAAGGTTAACTtgaaataaacttaaataacTATCTTAGGTACTAAAGATAAGTGCAGAGAGGACCAGTGccttagttattttaattttatctttagttattttaatataCCGATATAATTTAATGACTTTGGAAGTATTTTTAGACTGCCTAGTCAACGTGGTAATTCGTTGAAACCATCTATGTGGTCTTATAACATGTAAAGACAGTGTAACAATGTTTCAGCATTTGATGGTCAATGGACGCAGGAGCAGGAGCGCGCCCTGTGCCGCAAACACGCTATTCGGGACTGCTGCGTGCTTCTCAAACGCCTCCAACACCACGAGGCTCTCGCCGGCAACGATACCCAATACATAACTCAAACTGACACGGAATCTGATACAGAGGAAGTACACACTAGAGTTGACTATGAGAAACCAACATGTGATCTTTGCGGAGAAAGTTTTGCACTGAAATCCGATTTGAAGAAACATATCATGATCCATATCCATGTACCTACCACACACCATCCACAAGCGGGTACTGATAGGGAATCGGATACTGAGGAGAAAAACATCGATATTGACTGTGAGAATGAACCTACATGTGAATTTTGTGGCGAGAAATTTGCTCTAGACTCAAATTTAATGAAACATGTTATGATCCATATGTACGTAGCTCGCACAAAACAAATGTATGAACATTCAGAAATTAATACTTACGAGTGTGACATTTGCGGTAAAATACTTCAGCGAAAAAATAGCTTAAAGCGTCATATTAAAACGCACTCGACTCAGTCAAAGTCTAAGGACTTTAAATGCTATAACATAGGAGAGAAATCATACAACTGCGAAACATGTGACAAGCGTTTTATAGATAGAGATCGGTTGAAAAGACATTTAATAATTCACACGGACATAAGACCATATTCGTGTGACGTATGTGAAAAACGATTTAGAACTgggattaatttaaaaaagcaTACACTGATTCATGGCGACATAAGACCATATTTGTGTGACGTATGTAAGAAACGGTTTAGATATTTGAGTCATTTAAAACGTCATACACGGATCCATGGTGACATAAGACCATATTTGTGTGACGTATGCAAAAAACGATTTAGAACTGGGactgatttaaaaaaacatacactGATTCATGGTGACATAAGACCATATTTGTGTGACGTATGTAAAAAACGGTTTAAAACTGGGACTGGTTTAGAAATTCATACACGGCGTCATACTGGCGAAAAACCATACATATGCAGGATATGTCGAAAGAGTTTCGTATCTAATAGTGGGCTGTATGAACATATACGAACTCACACCGGCATAAGACCATACTATTGCGAAACATGTGGCAAGCGTTTTGCAGCTAAATGTCGGTTGAAAAGACATTTACTAATTCACACGGACATAAGACCATATTCGTGTGACGTATGTGAAAAACGATTTAGATATGCGACTCATTTAAAAGTTCATACACGGATTCATGGTGACATAAGACCATATTTGTGTGAGGTATGTGAGAAACGATTTAGAACTGGGACTgatttaaaaattcataaacGGCTTCATACTGGCGAAAAACCATACACATGCAAGATATGTGGAATGAGTTTCGCATCTAATAGTAGGATGCGTTCACATATACGAATTCACACCGACATAAGACCATATTCGTGTGTCGAATGTAAAAAACGATTTTTAACTGCCTATTGTTTAAAAATTCATATACAGCTACATACTAGGGAAAAGCCGTTTTCCTGTGACATATGTAACATGCGGTATCTGCGAAAAAAAGAATTAGTGATGCACAAATTCACCATTCATGAACTTCGTAAATAATTTAGGGGGAGGACTATTTTTTGTTACATGACGGATGAGTCTTGGTAattcttacgtaagatcacaatAATGCTACCAAGCGCGGTCTGATCAAAATCATAAGATTTAGAAAAGtaaagatgaaaaaaaaaatactttaaaataaAGTCAAAGTAATCaccaaaaactaaaaactattaGTACCTTTggaggtacaaataaacattcctaAAAATTGTttctttgaaaaataaaacttaagacaaaacaaacgcgtattcattttcatttagattcttacgtaataCGATCGTGGCGACTACGTTCAAAACCATTCACGGATATTACGAGTGTCCGGAGCCGAGCGACCTGTTTATTCAAAAATTCAATGAAGAGGACATTACCTTGAACTAGTTCGTTTATtgtagcattagaaataaggtaaacaatcttgatgtgtcttttatttgaaaaacacgtattaaaaataagtcatggaGTAatagagaaagatccccgcaaatTGTGAATTTTGCGGTAGGCCTCCAGGGCGGCTGAGAGCAGTTCCCAGTCGCATAGCGCTTTACCCCGGGGAGTAGTGTCATAAGGaacaaattttggtatcggatgaattcacttagcacagatgtgatatacgtaaagctaagctaattgagcccggtagacatccgccaccccctggcaggtaggcagggggggggggcagtcaaagtaatttgtaatggattcaactCCTTTGAACTCCTTTTAAACCCCcttagaggatgaatttttaaaaacgctgaaattacttttcttgtattctaataatatgcgcaTATAAAAAGTTACAAGCCCCaaactcaaaaaaaaattgatctccatacaaattttctacccctatttcgccaccttaggggataaattttcaaaaacgctgaaattagttttcttgtattataataatatatcttttaacgaagtttgaaattcctagcttaaaataaaacatgaacctcatacaaactttcatccccttattaacccccttaggggttgaatttttctaaatcgcttcttatctcttgtacacattataaatgtaatctggtgtgcaaatttcaactttctagcatttcTAGTTTAggctgataatagtaatagttgaataaaaaaattgcaaacCGATTTTGATCTGTTCGtcaatatgtttatttttttctattaaactgtacattaaatgtctcaaaaatgaattccttatgcccgatttatctgaaaatgataccaaactcgaggtggtaggtaaatagaagccgatatgtggcgtgtaactttggatgcccccctgcctacccaccagggggtgcggatgcttagctttacgtatactacatctgtgccaagtgaattcatccgataccaaaatttgcacgtcccatacattgggtgacactacttACCAAGAAAGAACCCAGGAGTCATCGGCCCGACTTACTACAAGCACCTACCTGCCGATCTGAGAAACGAGCAGTGTGATGAAATGAAACATTTAAGCGCAAATTGAGAAACCTTTTGTTGGATAGCCCTCTGTACTCTTAACACGTCTTCATCATGTGTACATGGAATTGAATTTTTAACtgtacagggtggctaaaaaataactgcattcccgttgc
This genomic window contains:
- the LOC134802619 gene encoding zinc finger protein 883-like; amino-acid sequence: MPCRHSAECIDYATAAPRRMARPKQRQMHIKEELQNGHHSYSLKEAEYVKHETECENEVKEDTSCTDSGCGVSEAAMLSGLYTDHEVKDELVLGQECPYRPDVTLVVNGRVSSMLRDCCVTLERLSHVEALAKRQDTTYTDTESDTEELYAREKVQICDLCGESFCLKTDLLKHVMDHIHSPSSAEQEEFGHSFAFDGQWTQEQERALCRKHAIRDCCVLLKRLQHHEALAGNDTQYITQTDTESDTEEVHTRVDYEKPTCDLCGESFALKSDLKKHIMIHIHVPTTHHPQAGTDRESDTEEKNIDIDCENEPTCEFCGEKFALDSNLMKHVMIHMYVARTKQMYEHSEINTYECDICGKILQRKNSLKRHIKTHSTQSKSKDFKCYNIGEKSYNCETCDKRFIDRDRLKRHLIIHTDIRPYSCDVCEKRFRTGINLKKHTLIHGDIRPYLCDVCKKRFRYLSHLKRHTRIHGDIRPYLCDVCKKRFRTGTDLKKHTLIHGDIRPYLCDVCKKRFKTGTGLEIHTRRHTGEKPYICRICRKSFVSNSGLYEHIRTHTGIRPYYCETCGKRFAAKCRLKRHLLIHTDIRPYSCDVCEKRFRYATHLKVHTRIHGDIRPYLCEVCEKRFRTGTDLKIHKRLHTGEKPYTCKICGMSFASNSRMRSHIRIHTDIRPYSCVECKKRFLTAYCLKIHIQLHTREKPFSCDICNMRYLRKKELVMHKFTIHELRK